One bacterium genomic window, GAAATATTGGTAATATGATCCCCGATTTTTTCAATATTGTTAATAAAATCAACAAAAACCAGCCCACCCAAAGGACGGCACTCCCGGGCATTCATACGATCCAGATTCATCTGCTTCAATTGCTGATACTGCCGGTTCACATTTTCTTCCCGTACCAAAACCTGTTTGGCGGCGTCTCGATTGTTTTCCTGAAGCGCGATGATAACCTCTCTCAGCATTCGTTTAATCTCACTGCTCATTTCACGCAATTCATCCATCGCTTGATCATTAAGCTTAACTTCCAGGCGGGAATGCCGTTCCGCCAAATCCACCAGATTGATCGCATGATCACCGATTCTTTCCAAATCATTGACCGAATGCATGAGCACCGGCAACTGCCGGGCCTCGTCAGTACTAAGATTTTTCCGGGAAACATCAATTAAATAATCAGTAATATCATGCTGAAAACGATCGAGCCCCTGCTCATAATTTCCGACCTCACTTAATTTTTTGCGGTCATTTTCAAAAAACCCTTCAAGCACTGTATCAATGGTATGATTGGCAAGATTGGCCATACGGATAATCTCTTTTTTTGACTGATGAAGCGCCAGTGAAGGTTCATCGAGCAGGTTCGGTTCCAAATACTGCGGGATATGTGCATCCTCGCCCACCTTGGAAGGCATGAAACGGACCAGACTTCTTTCCAAAAAAGTCAGTAAGGGCAAAAATACAAAGCAGGTATTAAAAACATTAAACACCGTGTGAGAAAGCGCAATGTGTACCATCACATTTCCCTGCGACAGTTCTCCGGGAACCATCCATTGAATGAGTTTGGCATACCATCCGTTATGAACAAAAATCAACACATAAATAACACCGAAAACATTCACGATGGAATGCGCCATGGCGGTTCGGCGCGCGGTAAGGTTGGTCTGCAAACTGGCAAGTTGCGCTGTAATCGTGGTCCCGATGTTATCTCCCAAAATCAAGGGAATGGCTGCATTAAAATCCAGCAAACCCTGCCAAGCCAGGGCTTGAACAACCGCAATGGTTGCGGAGGATGATTGTACTAGGACAGTAAATACGGTCCCGGCCAAAACACCAAGAATGGGATATCTGGAAAAAAGCAGAAAAAATTCATTAATCTGTGGATGCGAGGCAAGCGGCTTGGCAGCATCTTTCATAATCAGCAAACCAAAAAACAAAACACCAAAACCAAAAACAACTTCACCGACCTGGCGCCACCGGATATTCTTGCTGTATGTAAGAAGAAAAAAACCAATGCCGATGGATGGCAGTGCATAATATTTAATGCTGAAGATGGACATGGAGGCAACAATCCAGGCGGTCAGCGTAGTTCCGATATTGGCACCCAATATAACTGAAAGGGCCTGGGTCAAGGAAAGCATGCCGGCATTCACCAACCCAACGGTCATCACAGTTGTGGCTGAGCTGCTCTGGATCAATGCCGTGATACCGGTTCCCAGTAAGAGTCCCATAAAACGATTTTTTGTCAAAAATGCAAGAATGCCTTTAATGCGATCACTTGAGGCATTCCGCAAAGCATCGGAAAGAGATTTCATTCCAAATAAAAAAAGACCCAATCCACCAATAAAACTAAAAATAATATTGAGTGCCATTTAATTGTCAATCCTCCAAAGTTTTCATTAATCGCCCAAAATCATACAGGAAAATTTTGAAAGGTCAAAGGAAAAGAGAGATAAAAATCCAAATGAACCCTATCTTCAACCACGACGGTCCAAATTAATCACGCATCCTATTGCCCGGTCGCATGGAGAGCTTATTTTTAAAGGAAAACTGATACTGTAACCATACGCTAGAGCCGGATTTGACGATAAGATCCCCTGCTGTTCTAAGTAAAACTTAAGCTGCGTTTTTTCCTTTGGAAATAAGCTCTCCATGCGATCCAACGAGCTGCTGTATTTCTTACTTTGAACAAGACTGGATTAAAACACTTATTTCGAACCGACTCCCTGGGATGCTGTCTTGACCGCCAATTCAGAAATATCCTTCACTTGCAACAGAACAGCACTTTCCCATGTCCAACCGCCGCCAGGCATGGCCAGCGTCAATTTGCTCTGTGAATCTGCATAAACCCACGCCGGCAGGGCACCCAGGCGAAATGCATAACGATGGGTCTTTTGATCACCCTGGAGGGTAAATGCGATGGTTTGCTGCGGATCGCCGCCCCATGACAAAACTGCCTGCTTTTTATCCAACTGCGTATCCACCGTCATTGCCATGACCAAAACATTAGCCGGTTTGGATTGCCCCTGCGCACGGACAAGCTCCAACCGCACGGTTTGATTCACACCGGCAACACGGATCGTTTCTCCCCGCGCTGTCACGGTAACGTCTTTTGCATCCACTGCTTTGATGCCTGCGGTGGCGAGGTAGCGGCCAACTGTACCACCCTGGTTCGGATCATATTTCCCCAGGGCACCCCACTGCAGGGGCAATGCATGCAGTTCAACCGGTTTTTTTAAGGCGGCAATGGCCTTGACATCCGGGTCCAATCCTTCAATCGGCGGCGAGAGCATCACCCAATTGGCAATCACCGCAGTAGGTGAGAATGTCTGTAAAAGATACTCTGAAATCGCATACTGTCTTACCACTGAAGGAATATTATCCAGCGCCATGGGGGTCCTATGGCTGCCCTGAAAAAGCACACTCTTGAGGTCCGCATTGGACAAATGACGTATGACATCCAATTGCTGTTCAAATGTTGCTGCGGTCGAGGTGCTAAGTGTTTTCACCACCGGTTTTCTGGGTACTAAAAAATACAGCAGGGGTTGATTGGAAAAATCATAAAAAGACTCAGTGGTTCCCACCTGCCCTTCCAAGTATTCAATCACCTGATCAAGTGCGGCTGCCTCTTGACCCGGCAGGAAGAGATTTTCCAGGCGCTCACTCTTGCCGCTCTTTAGACCATCAATGGCAATCTTATTTTTTTCACCAAACGCACCGGCCAATTCAGGCAGGGTGGTATATCCGCTCTGAGGAAAAAACGCCGCCGGCAAAAGTGCCGCAAATACGATCCCGCGCAGTAACTGTTGTTTGGCTGTCAAGCGATAGATAAAAAATGCCATTAACATGGCGGCCATCGGCAGCACGTCCGCTAAATACGAAAAATCACTCCGGCTTAAAAAACGCATCCAAAGCATTCCAGTGAAAACAACCAACACCAACACATTCCAGGGAAAAATACCGGTTTGCCTTATCGTCTTGACTGCCTGAATAATCATCAGGGCGCCGACGACCACCACGCCCGGCGGCAATGCAAATAACAGCATTTGCATGATGGGTGGATTTTCCATCCAGGAGGAGATCGGCAAACCGTATACCGCCGTATACTGGGTAATCACCCAAGAAAAATTCGAAAAATAAGCACCCAAGCTGCCGCTCATTCCCAAATAAAGCCACCAAGGCAGCAAACACAATACCGTGGCACCCAGATATATCCCAAATTGAATCACCCGATTTTTCAATGAGCTTTGACCAAACAGAGTATAGGCTGTCATTAAAAATAAATTACCGACCAAGGCTATTATTCCGGCGGTGTGGGATGCGATCAAAGACAGTACTGTGACAAGTCCTGAAAACACAAGAATAATCCAACGACCGCGCTGTATAAAATAGAGCGTAAAAATGAATCCAATAATGGGAAAGAAAAAACGCGTCATTGGTATGGTGCCCAAATGCCCGGTTAACAACACAATGGATAACAGCAGTGCCCAGATCCAAGGCAGACAAAAAATCGCCAATAAATAAATCGCCACCAAACCCAGCGGCGCCAACAAAACCATGAGCATCCGTAAAGATGCCACCGAAACGCCAAACCACTGGATGGCAGCCAACCCGCTTACTGCATCCGATAAAAAACCATGCCGTAAAAAAATTTCTTTAAATGGCAGTTTGCCCGAGAGCATTGCCTGGGCAACACCCAGACTCTCGCCTTCGTTAAATAAGTCGAGACTTCCCGTCAATGCCTGCTGATGAAAGGCCGCCCCCAGTGGATTATACGCAACCGCATACAACAAAAGCGGCACACCTAAAATCAACATCAGGGCGCGAAACAATTCCTCCCAGGCCGGACTTGTTTCCACTGTCTGCCGACGCAATCCCAGCAGACTCACTATCAGAATAGCGACAAAACCGGTGCCAACGAGAACCGGTAATACAACCGGCAGCCAAGCAGCCAATTGCCGGGTAACAACATTGCCTGCTTTTAAATAGTCAATCCATCCCAGCGTCTGCAAAGGCAGCAGGGCCAGGGGCAACAGGGACAATCCCAATGCCATATAAATTTGATCAAATGTTTTCTTGGAAAAAAACAATCCAACCAACGCCGCAAAAAGCAGCGAGACAATCCAAAACCCGATTCCCACCGACAGTGCAAACCACAGACCTCCACCCACCGTCACGGCCATTCCCGGCAATGACTGAATAAACCAGCCCACACCCGTACCCAGTGTGATCACACTGCCATGTGTAAAAAAATCTACCGGAGTATAGTCACTCTCCGTAGGATGCGCAAAAAATATCTTCCGTTTGTCTTTTTTCTCTAAAAGCGAGAGCAAGACGATCCCAAACGCCAATCCAAAAAAACTAATGAAGGGTGCAAACAAAAGCGCCTTTCCCTGACACAGATAAGTGATTTGAGGTAAAAAAACCGCAAAAGGAATTGCCCCTCTTTTCAACACTGTTTGTACATTCAAAGGACTTACCATTTTTTGTACATGGCCCAGCAGCGTCCAAATCAGCTGTCCGAAAACCGCACCCAACAATCCGCCGAGTAAAATCAAGGCTGTATCAAAACGTTCATGCACTGCCATCAATCCCAGGGTGATCGGCCCGGCAATATCGCTTGCCGGTGTTGTTATATTGCCAAACAGCTGTATCAATGCAAAAATTAATCCGGCACCGCCGACACTACTTGCCAATAAAACCAGGCCGCGATGAATAATCAATTCTTCCTTTTGGACTGCCGCTCTCACCTTGGAAAAATCCGCCATAAATCAATCTCCCCTCTTTAATAAACCGTGTTTGTGCTCAACCGTTCAGTACATCAGACTGCTTTATCCCTGCTGAGGGAATGACTGAGGAAAAACGTATGAATAATTTTTATTCAAAAATACTAATATCCGTATAGCGTTGAACATTAATCGGTGACCCGGAAACAAATAGCTGGTAATAAAGCCGTTTACCCACTGACGCACCCCCGCTGTTGCCCACCAAACCGAGCCGGTCGCCGCGCAGTACCGTTTGGCTTGCTTTTACCTCGACATTCCGCAAATGACAGTAGAGTGTCGCAAATGAAAGTCCGTGATCGATCAACACCACGTTGCCTAACATAGAAAAATATTCTGCGATAATCACTTTACCGTCGGCAGCAGCATTGACATCAACGATGGATGCACTGACGCTTTTAATTTCAATCCCTTCCAAAGCCACCTCGGCTTTTTCCCCATACTTCCGGATTGTGCCAAAGGTCGAAACCACCTCGCCGCCCAAAGGCAATGTAAAATCCTGCTTACGCTTCGGACGGTAGGTTGTGCGGCGTAAATTCTCCTGGATCTTAATGCGTTCCCGCATATACGCCTCACTGTTAAATTTCCGCCCTTTGACTTTGTCCACCCGCCGTTCAATAAAATCAGGCAGAATTTGAACAGCCAATTCCTCTTTGATAATTTTTTTTCCTGTCACCGTCTTAAAGTAACAAAAAATGGGATAGTCACCCGGATCAGTTTTGGGAACAGCCAGTGATGTGGCATACATCCTAGCCCCCAAATCACGACGTGGAAAAATACGGTATTTTTTATCAAAAAAGACAACATAGCCGCCTTTAATTTCCTCAGGAAGAATAAATCCCAGTGGAAGCACATCGCCGGGAGACGCCTCATCTTTTGGCATAATATACTCAATTTTCTGGGCCAACCGCTCCTGCAAAGAAGCACATCCGCCGGCCAATAACATCAGCAAACCCGTACCTGCCAGCCACCGCAGCTGTCTCACCGATTTCATAATTTGCATTCATGCCTCCTTGATGCTTACTATCCGCAGACATCATTTAAGTATCCATTTTAAAGGCTTTTCTTACCGCGTCAACACTATTCTTTTCTAGTATCGTTAAAATAGTGCTCTTTTTTAAAATTTATTATTCTATTTCTTGACAAAGAAAAAAACACGTTGATCACACCTGCGGGGGGGGGCGCCGGCCTGGAACAAACATTGCTCCTGGGGACGCCGGCGCAACCGCGAATCGCAAATACGCTTATTCAATACGCATACTCTGCTGTTCATAATATGCAGTCATTATTTTCTTAATTTTACCGTGAATCGTATACTCTGTAAATTTTTCAATACCGGAAAATTCCATTCCATACTCAAACATGAGCGGGCCCGATTCTTTAATCCAACGGACCAAACCATGAAGCTCCAGGGGATTTTTACTTTCCAAATCAGGCAGGTAAACAATCAGTTTGGCTTTCTCTTTGAGCTTTAGCGGTGATCGAAGACAGACCCCATTTTGCGAAAGATTGATAATATCCGCAAAAACCGCCATATGAATATCTCCTTTTTCCGGCAACACCTCAGTCCTGACACGAAAAACCGGTTGGATACGTTCCTCACGGCGCCTTTCTGATGACATTATAATCACCTCCTGACATGCTTTAGAGTATCCTGCCCAGGCCGCTTTACAAATGCCGGCAGTGGTTCCCCAACCGAACAAACTCATGCTCTGTATGCATAATCGTATTATATATCATTTTTATTTTAAGCATATCAGGAAATTAATAAAAATATAAATAAAATTCCCGCTGCTTTTTTAATTTCCCGGCTGGGGATGATTTTATAAAATTCCGCAGATGGTACCGGTAAAAAACCTTGACATGCTTTTTACCCGCTCTTTATAATCTACATCTATTATCCAACTCTCAGGAGGGTATCTATGATCAAGGATTACAAGATGGAAAATATTCAAACGATCCTGCTGGCCGGCCATGGCCAAGTCGGGAAAACAACGTTCAATGAATCTTTGCTTGTCGCAGGTGGATCACTATCCGAACCCGGTTTGATTGACAAAGGCACAACTGTTTCCGATTTCGATGAAGAAGAGATTGCCCGCAAAATGTCGCTCAAGGCATCTTTAAGTTTCGTTGAATACCAAGATCATAAAATCAATTTCATCGACACCCCGGGGTCTCCTGATTTCATCGGCGAGGTGCGCGCTGGGTTACATGTGGCTGATTCGGTCTGCATTTTAGTGGATGGCGAATCCGGTGTTCAGGTTGAGGCGGAGAAGCACGCCCGGATCGCAGAAGAATTTCATATCCCCCGGGTTGCAATCATCAATAAAATGAATAAGGAAAATGCCGATTTCGAGGCAGCGCTGGAATCCATCACAACCAAATTCGGAAAAACCGCTGTTCCTTTATGGCTGCCGATGGGTCAGGGTGCGGATTTCAAAGGTGTGATTGATCTGATGAGAATGAAGGCGCTTACTTTCGAAGGAACCAGCCCCAAAATCGGACCTATCCCGGAGGATATGCAGGCAGCGGCCAATGCCGCCCATGAAAAACTCATTGAAGCGGCGGCAGAAGGCGATGACACGCTCACAGAAAAATTCCTTGAAGGACAAACCCTGACCGATGCGGAAATTGCTACAGGTTTGGATGAAGTTTTGGTTGCCGGCAGTTTTGTTCCTGTTATTTGTGGATGCGGCAATTCGGTTGCCTGCGCAGCCGCCGCCTTGGATTTTTTCCTCCTGGTCCTCCCCACGGCCTCTCAGTATCCTGCCAAAGAAGGATTTGATCCGGCGGATGAAAGTAAAAAATTAATCCGCGAATCAAAAACAGACGCCCCTTTTTCCGCTTATGTTTTTAAAACCACGATTGATCAATATGCCGGAAAACTTTCTTTCTTTCGCGTAATTTCAGGAACCATTTCACCTGATCAGGATGTTCAAAATGTAAATGCCAACCACAAAGACCGGTTTAGCCACCTGCTTGCGCTGCAAGGAAAAAAAACCATCGAAATTCCCAAAGTGGTTGCCGGCGATATCGCGGCCATTGCCAAGCTGGATACCGCGCACACAGGAAATACTTTTTCCGACCCCGGCCAACAAATTCAGTACCCGAACCTGCGGATGCCCCAAGCGGTTTATTCCGTCGCTGTCTCGACCACAAAAAAGGGTGATGAACAAAAAATGGGGACTGTCCTGGGCAAACTTTGCGAAGAAGATACCACCCTGACCTTCCGGTATGAACCGGAAATCCGTCAGTCACTGCTTTCCGCCATGGGCGATCTGCAGATTGATATCACACTGGCCAAACTGAAAAAAAAATACAATGTCGAGGTCACGCGCGATGTCCCGCGTATTTTGTATAAAGAGACCATCCTAAAAACCAGCAAAGGACATCATAAACACAAAAAACAATCCGGCGGCCATGGCCAATACGGCGACGTTTATCTTGAAATTATGCCGCGCCAGCGAGGCGACGGCTATGCGTTCGAAGATAAAACGGTTGGCGGCTGTATTCCCAAAGGATACATTCCCGGTGTCGAAAAAGGGATTAAAGAAGCTTTGCAGCATGGTGTGCTTGCCAAATATCCGGTGATTGACACCGGCATCAAGGTGGTGGATGGATCTTATCATGATGTCGACTCTTCGGAAATGTCCTTTAAAATTGCGGGTCGTAAGGCGTTTTTCGATGCCATGCAAAACGCCTCTCCCGTTTTGCTGGAACCGGTTATGCATGTTAAAATTTATGCCAATGACACGTACATGGGTGCCATCACCAGTGACTTGAATTCCCGACGCGGCCGGATCCTTGCTATGGGCACTGAACAAATCGAAGCCCATATCCCGCAGGCGGAGCTTAGAACCTATTCAATGGATCTTAAAGCCATGACCTCCGGTACCGCCGGTTTCGAAATGGTCTTTTCACATTTTCAACCGATTTCCGGCAGAATTTCCGACAATGTCATCAAGGAAGCTGCTATAATTCATGGCGATATCAAAGAAGATGAATAATTTAAACTAATAAAAAGAGGATGCTCTTGTATCCTCTTTTTATTAAAATTTTTTAATTAAATTTTCAATAAAAAAACATAAGTTTTTATCTAATTTTTATACAGTGCATCTATCTTCAACCACTCAGTAAAGCATACTGGATTCACTGACACTTAAATACAAAGGAAAAACATGTCTATTTTTAAAAACAAATCAAATAAAATCAGTCATAATAAAAAAGCAAAACATGATCTCCATTTAGAAGAAGTTCTTTATAATTCCAACAACCCAACACGCCGTCAATTACATCT contains:
- a CDS encoding PilZ domain-containing protein; this encodes MSSERRREERIQPVFRVRTEVLPEKGDIHMAVFADIINLSQNGVCLRSPLKLKEKAKLIVYLPDLESKNPLELHGLVRWIKESGPLMFEYGMEFSGIEKFTEYTIHGKIKKIMTAYYEQQSMRIE
- a CDS encoding Na/Pi cotransporter family protein — encoded protein: MALNIIFSFIGGLGLFLFGMKSLSDALRNASSDRIKGILAFLTKNRFMGLLLGTGITALIQSSSATTVMTVGLVNAGMLSLTQALSVILGANIGTTLTAWIVASMSIFSIKYYALPSIGIGFFLLTYSKNIRWRQVGEVVFGFGVLFFGLLIMKDAAKPLASHPQINEFFLLFSRYPILGVLAGTVFTVLVQSSSATIAVVQALAWQGLLDFNAAIPLILGDNIGTTITAQLASLQTNLTARRTAMAHSIVNVFGVIYVLIFVHNGWYAKLIQWMVPGELSQGNVMVHIALSHTVFNVFNTCFVFLPLLTFLERSLVRFMPSKVGEDAHIPQYLEPNLLDEPSLALHQSKKEIIRMANLANHTIDTVLEGFFENDRKKLSEVGNYEQGLDRFQHDITDYLIDVSRKNLSTDEARQLPVLMHSVNDLERIGDHAINLVDLAERHSRLEVKLNDQAMDELREMSSEIKRMLREVIIALQENNRDAAKQVLVREENVNRQYQQLKQMNLDRMNARECRPLGGLVFVDFINNIEKIGDHITNISQAVLRAYQWK
- a CDS encoding elongation factor G — encoded protein: MIKDYKMENIQTILLAGHGQVGKTTFNESLLVAGGSLSEPGLIDKGTTVSDFDEEEIARKMSLKASLSFVEYQDHKINFIDTPGSPDFIGEVRAGLHVADSVCILVDGESGVQVEAEKHARIAEEFHIPRVAIINKMNKENADFEAALESITTKFGKTAVPLWLPMGQGADFKGVIDLMRMKALTFEGTSPKIGPIPEDMQAAANAAHEKLIEAAAEGDDTLTEKFLEGQTLTDAEIATGLDEVLVAGSFVPVICGCGNSVACAAAALDFFLLVLPTASQYPAKEGFDPADESKKLIRESKTDAPFSAYVFKTTIDQYAGKLSFFRVISGTISPDQDVQNVNANHKDRFSHLLALQGKKTIEIPKVVAGDIAAIAKLDTAHTGNTFSDPGQQIQYPNLRMPQAVYSVAVSTTKKGDEQKMGTVLGKLCEEDTTLTFRYEPEIRQSLLSAMGDLQIDITLAKLKKKYNVEVTRDVPRILYKETILKTSKGHHKHKKQSGGHGQYGDVYLEIMPRQRGDGYAFEDKTVGGCIPKGYIPGVEKGIKEALQHGVLAKYPVIDTGIKVVDGSYHDVDSSEMSFKIAGRKAFFDAMQNASPVLLEPVMHVKIYANDTYMGAITSDLNSRRGRILAMGTEQIEAHIPQAELRTYSMDLKAMTSGTAGFEMVFSHFQPISGRISDNVIKEAAIIHGDIKEDE
- a CDS encoding M23 family metallopeptidase, which encodes MQIMKSVRQLRWLAGTGLLMLLAGGCASLQERLAQKIEYIMPKDEASPGDVLPLGFILPEEIKGGYVVFFDKKYRIFPRRDLGARMYATSLAVPKTDPGDYPIFCYFKTVTGKKIIKEELAVQILPDFIERRVDKVKGRKFNSEAYMRERIKIQENLRRTTYRPKRKQDFTLPLGGEVVSTFGTIRKYGEKAEVALEGIEIKSVSASIVDVNAAADGKVIIAEYFSMLGNVVLIDHGLSFATLYCHLRNVEVKASQTVLRGDRLGLVGNSGGASVGKRLYYQLFVSGSPINVQRYTDISIFE